From Actinosynnema mirum DSM 43827, a single genomic window includes:
- the era gene encoding GTPase Era: MDGYRSGFACFVGRPNAGKSTLTNALVGTKVAITSSKPQTTRHTIRGIVHREDGQLILVDTPGLHRPRTLLGQRLNDLVRETWSEVDVVGFCVPADQKVGPGDKFIAAELAKIAKRTPVIGIVTKTDLVPQQQVLEQLIALQEVMEFAEIIPVSAVDGYQVDTLSDLLLGKLPEGPPLYPDGELTDEPEQTLVAELIREAALEGVRDELPHSIAVVVEEMLPREGRDDLVDIHANVFVERPSQKAIILGHRGERLKQVGITSRHQIEKLLGTRVYLDLHIKIAKDWQRDPKQLRRLGF, translated from the coding sequence ATGGATGGTTACCGCTCCGGCTTCGCGTGCTTCGTCGGCCGCCCGAACGCTGGCAAGTCGACGCTGACCAACGCGCTGGTCGGGACCAAGGTCGCGATCACCTCCAGCAAGCCGCAGACCACCCGGCACACCATCCGGGGCATCGTGCACCGCGAGGACGGCCAGCTGATCCTGGTCGACACCCCCGGTCTGCACCGGCCGCGCACCCTGCTCGGCCAGCGCCTCAACGACCTCGTCCGGGAGACCTGGTCCGAGGTGGACGTGGTCGGGTTCTGCGTGCCCGCCGACCAGAAGGTCGGCCCCGGCGACAAGTTCATCGCCGCCGAGCTTGCCAAGATCGCCAAGCGCACCCCCGTCATCGGCATCGTCACCAAGACCGACCTGGTCCCCCAGCAGCAGGTCCTCGAACAGCTCATCGCGCTGCAGGAGGTGATGGAGTTCGCCGAGATCATCCCGGTCTCGGCGGTCGACGGCTACCAGGTCGACACCCTCTCCGACCTGCTGCTCGGCAAGCTCCCGGAGGGCCCGCCGCTCTACCCGGACGGCGAGCTGACCGACGAGCCCGAGCAGACCCTCGTGGCCGAGCTGATCCGCGAGGCCGCGCTGGAGGGCGTGCGGGACGAGCTGCCGCACTCCATCGCCGTCGTGGTGGAGGAGATGCTGCCCCGCGAGGGCCGCGACGACCTGGTCGACATTCACGCGAACGTGTTCGTCGAGCGCCCCTCGCAGAAGGCGATCATCCTCGGCCACCGGGGCGAGCGCCTCAAGCAGGTCGGCATCACCTCCCGCCACCAGATCGAGAAGCTCCTCGGCACCCGCGTCTACCTCGACCTGCACATCAAGATCGCCAAGGACTGGCAGCGCGACCCGAAGCAGCTGCGCAGGCTGGGGTTCTAG
- the recO gene encoding DNA repair protein RecO, whose protein sequence is MANLYRDTGVVLRVQKLGEADRIITLLTQRHGKLRAVAKGVRRTSSRFGARLEPFGHVDAQFHPGRTLDVITQVETIDAFGVVLVDDYQRYTAGCAVLETADRLTSEEGAPALRLYLLVTGALRALADGRRDPSLLLDAFLLRAMAFAGWAPAVGECARCGEPGPHRSFNVQAGGVVCANCRPPGSASPSGETLRLLAALLHGEWDVVDEIPTGPRREGSGLVAAHLQWHLERQLRSLPLVERRQSTAEN, encoded by the coding sequence GTGGCCAACCTGTACCGGGACACGGGGGTGGTCCTGCGGGTGCAGAAGCTCGGCGAGGCCGACCGGATCATCACGCTGCTCACCCAGCGCCACGGCAAGCTGCGCGCGGTCGCCAAGGGCGTCCGCCGCACCTCGTCGCGGTTCGGGGCGCGGCTGGAGCCGTTCGGGCACGTCGACGCGCAGTTCCACCCCGGCCGCACGCTCGACGTCATCACCCAGGTGGAGACGATCGACGCGTTCGGCGTGGTCCTGGTCGACGACTACCAGCGGTACACGGCGGGCTGCGCCGTGCTGGAGACCGCCGACCGGCTCACCTCCGAGGAGGGCGCCCCGGCCCTGCGGCTGTACCTGCTGGTCACCGGGGCGCTGCGGGCGCTCGCCGACGGGCGGCGCGACCCGTCGCTGCTGCTCGACGCGTTCCTGCTGCGCGCGATGGCGTTCGCGGGCTGGGCCCCGGCGGTGGGCGAGTGCGCCCGCTGCGGCGAGCCCGGCCCGCACCGGTCGTTCAACGTGCAGGCGGGCGGGGTGGTCTGCGCCAACTGCCGCCCGCCCGGCAGCGCCTCACCATCGGGTGAGACCCTGCGCTTGCTCGCCGCGCTGCTGCACGGCGAGTGGGACGTGGTCGACGAGATCCCGACCGGTCCGCGCCGCGAGGGCAGCGGTCTGGTCGCGGCGCACCTCCAGTGGCACTTGGAGCGCCAGCTCCGGTCGCTTCCCCTGGTGGAGCGCAGGCAGTCGACCGCCGAGAACTAA
- a CDS encoding isoprenyl transferase: MLRRRRAERETRAPRPPEPLASGAKPPAIPAEFVPKHIAIVMDGNGRWANQRGLSRVEGHKRGEANVVEAAKGAIEMGVKWLSLYAFSTENWRRSPEEVRFLMGFSRDVIHRRTDELDELGVRVRWAGRRPRLWRSVVTELESAQERTKHNTTLNLAMCINYGGRAEVGDAAREIARLAAAGKINPDKVDERTIARYLYQPEMPDVDLFIRPSGEQRTSNFMLWQSAYAELVFQDILWPDFGREDLWRACEQYAMRDRRFGGAIDRPDDRTGPDPGPDDAPEPDEETS; the protein is encoded by the coding sequence ATGCTCCGCCGCAGGAGGGCCGAGCGCGAGACGCGCGCACCGCGGCCCCCGGAACCCCTCGCGTCGGGCGCGAAACCCCCCGCGATCCCGGCCGAGTTCGTGCCCAAGCACATCGCGATCGTCATGGACGGCAACGGCCGCTGGGCCAACCAGCGCGGCCTGTCGCGGGTGGAGGGCCACAAGCGCGGCGAGGCCAACGTGGTCGAAGCCGCCAAGGGCGCCATCGAGATGGGCGTGAAGTGGCTGTCGCTGTACGCCTTCTCGACCGAGAACTGGCGGCGCAGCCCCGAGGAGGTCCGCTTCCTCATGGGCTTCAGCCGGGACGTGATCCACCGCCGCACCGACGAGCTGGACGAGCTGGGCGTGCGGGTGCGCTGGGCCGGGCGCAGGCCCCGGCTGTGGCGCAGCGTCGTCACCGAGCTGGAGTCCGCGCAGGAGCGGACCAAGCACAACACCACGCTCAACCTGGCGATGTGCATCAACTACGGGGGTCGCGCCGAGGTCGGCGACGCCGCCCGCGAGATCGCCCGCCTGGCCGCCGCCGGCAAGATCAACCCGGACAAGGTGGACGAGCGCACCATCGCCCGCTACCTGTACCAGCCGGAGATGCCCGACGTCGACCTGTTCATCCGGCCCTCCGGCGAGCAGCGCACGTCCAACTTCATGCTGTGGCAGTCCGCGTACGCCGAGCTGGTGTTCCAGGACATCCTGTGGCCGGACTTCGGCCGCGAGGACCTGTGGCGCGCCTGCGAGCAGTACGCCATGCGCGACCGCCGCTTCGGCGGCGCGATCGACCGGCCGGACGACCGCACCGGGCCCGACCCCGGCCCGGACGACGCCCCCGAACCCGATGAGGAGACCTCGTGA
- a CDS encoding YbjN domain-containing protein: protein MTDEDAEVTARLLTSARTALELFHEVHVDDDGALSFRHGDVPCAVQAMRLAEGLTVLSLTCVVAWDLPNSPDLASSAAERAGQGLFGTLGVVHTDRGMDVTLRYAFPAEGLDPEPLSTLLMLVVSTASQLRGELLARAEGGA from the coding sequence GTGACCGACGAGGACGCCGAGGTCACCGCCCGGCTGCTCACCTCGGCCCGCACCGCGCTGGAGCTGTTCCACGAGGTGCACGTGGACGACGACGGCGCGCTGAGCTTCCGGCACGGCGACGTGCCGTGCGCGGTGCAGGCGATGCGGCTGGCCGAGGGCCTGACCGTGCTCAGCCTCACCTGCGTCGTCGCCTGGGACCTGCCGAACAGCCCCGACCTGGCCTCGTCGGCCGCCGAGCGGGCCGGTCAGGGCCTGTTCGGCACGCTCGGCGTGGTCCACACCGACCGGGGCATGGACGTCACCCTGCGCTACGCCTTCCCCGCGGAGGGCCTCGACCCCGAGCCGCTCAGCACCCTGCTGATGCTCGTCGTTTCCACCGCCTCGCAGCTGCGCGGCGAACTGCTGGCCAGAGCGGAAGGCGGAGCCTGA
- a CDS encoding permease: MTITGEIRGPRRPRARWRVTSLEVLCGLLVLALLLQDWLVGVLDVPALRTGATVFVAVCVQAMPFLVLGVLISGAIAAFVPASLLRRAMPRNPALAVPVAGLAGVALPGCECASVPVARRLMQQGVAPAAALAFLLAAPAVNPVVLVSTAVAFKDAPWMVPARFVGSLLTAVVMGWLWTRFGKAGWIAERALRRIADHDGRSRWAVFAETARHDLVEAGGFLVLGGVFAAVFNVLVPTAWLETLGAQIALAVLVMALLAVVLALCSEADAFVAMSMSALPLLPRLVFLVVGPAVDVKLVALQAGAFGRKFAARFAPATFVVAVACALVSGWVFL, from the coding sequence ATGACAATCACTGGCGAGATCAGGGGGCCGCGCCGCCCGCGCGCCCGCTGGCGCGTCACCTCGCTGGAGGTCCTGTGCGGCCTCCTCGTGCTGGCCCTGCTGCTGCAGGACTGGCTGGTGGGGGTGCTCGACGTGCCCGCGCTGCGCACCGGCGCCACGGTGTTCGTCGCGGTGTGCGTCCAGGCCATGCCGTTCCTCGTGCTCGGCGTGCTCATCAGCGGCGCGATCGCCGCGTTCGTGCCCGCGTCGCTGCTGCGCCGCGCCATGCCCCGCAACCCCGCGCTGGCCGTGCCGGTCGCGGGCCTCGCGGGCGTGGCGCTGCCCGGCTGCGAGTGCGCGTCGGTGCCGGTGGCCAGGCGGCTCATGCAGCAGGGCGTCGCGCCCGCCGCCGCGCTGGCGTTCCTGCTCGCCGCGCCCGCCGTGAACCCGGTGGTGCTGGTGTCGACGGCCGTCGCCTTCAAGGACGCGCCGTGGATGGTGCCCGCCCGGTTCGTCGGCTCGCTGCTGACCGCCGTGGTGATGGGCTGGTTGTGGACCCGCTTCGGCAAGGCCGGGTGGATCGCCGAGCGCGCGCTGCGCCGCATCGCCGACCACGACGGCCGGTCGAGGTGGGCGGTGTTCGCCGAGACCGCGCGGCACGACCTGGTCGAGGCCGGCGGGTTCCTGGTGCTGGGCGGGGTGTTCGCGGCGGTGTTCAACGTGCTGGTGCCCACGGCGTGGCTGGAGACGCTGGGCGCGCAGATCGCGCTGGCGGTGCTCGTGATGGCGCTGCTGGCGGTCGTGCTCGCGCTGTGCAGCGAGGCCGACGCGTTCGTGGCCATGTCGATGTCCGCGCTGCCGCTGCTGCCCCGGCTGGTGTTCCTGGTCGTGGGACCCGCCGTGGACGTGAAGCTCGTCGCGCTCCAGGCGGGCGCTTTCGGGCGGAAGTTCGCCGCGCGGTTCGCGCCTGCCACGTTCGTGGTGGCCGTGGCCTGCGCGCTGGTGTCGGGGTGGGTGTTCCTGTGA
- a CDS encoding TIGR03943 family putative permease subunit, translating to MRRETQNVLLVLLGGALLKLALTGTYLRYVKASLQPWLVATGVVMVLLAVVAIVRDVRAQHARATSGEPEAHDDHEHGDHEHGGSRSPWLLLLPVLAVFLISPPALGSDSVSRADDGQPQAQSSSGGFAPLADDAVVPLTITEFVTRTAWDDSGSLDDRTVRLTGFVARVDGQVFVARLAISCCAADARPIKVLLTGADMGVWATDQWVEVTGRYVPGTATKETAYVPTFTVGEVVPIAAPRETYEG from the coding sequence GTGAGGCGCGAGACCCAGAACGTGCTGCTCGTGCTGCTCGGCGGCGCGCTGCTGAAGCTGGCGCTGACCGGGACGTACCTGCGGTACGTGAAGGCGTCGCTGCAACCGTGGCTGGTGGCCACGGGGGTGGTGATGGTGCTGCTGGCCGTGGTGGCGATCGTGCGGGACGTGCGGGCCCAGCACGCCAGGGCGACCTCCGGCGAGCCCGAGGCGCACGACGACCACGAGCACGGCGACCACGAGCACGGGGGCAGCCGCAGCCCGTGGCTGCTCCTGCTGCCGGTGCTGGCGGTGTTCCTGATCAGCCCGCCCGCGCTCGGCTCGGACAGCGTCAGCCGGGCCGACGACGGGCAGCCGCAGGCGCAGTCGTCCTCCGGCGGGTTCGCGCCGCTGGCCGACGACGCGGTGGTGCCGCTGACCATCACCGAGTTCGTCACCCGCACCGCGTGGGACGACTCCGGCTCGCTCGACGACCGCACCGTGCGGCTCACCGGGTTCGTGGCGCGGGTCGACGGGCAGGTGTTCGTGGCGCGCCTGGCGATCTCCTGCTGCGCCGCCGACGCCCGGCCGATCAAGGTGCTGCTCACCGGCGCGGACATGGGCGTGTGGGCGACCGACCAGTGGGTCGAGGTGACCGGGCGGTACGTGCCGGGCACGGCCACGAAGGAGACCGCGTACGTGCCCACGTTCACCGTGGGCGAGGTCGTCCCCATCGCCGCGCCCCGGGAGACCTACGAGGGCTAG
- a CDS encoding Fur family transcriptional regulator, translating to MTTSERPGTAVPGLRSTKQRTAVSKLLDQLDEFRSAQELHEELRKRGEGIGLTTVYRTLQSLAEAGEVDVLRTDSGEAIYRRCSAHHHHHLVCRHCGHTVEVEGPAVEKWADRVAEENGFSAISHTVEIFGTCADCTAARS from the coding sequence GTGACGACAAGCGAGCGTCCCGGCACCGCGGTGCCGGGGCTGCGTTCCACCAAGCAGCGCACCGCCGTGTCCAAGCTGCTCGACCAGCTCGACGAGTTCCGCTCGGCCCAGGAGCTGCACGAGGAGCTGCGCAAGCGCGGTGAGGGCATCGGTCTGACCACGGTCTACCGCACCCTCCAGTCGCTGGCCGAGGCGGGCGAGGTGGACGTGCTGCGCACGGACTCCGGCGAGGCGATCTACCGCCGCTGCTCCGCCCACCACCATCACCACCTGGTGTGCCGGCACTGCGGCCACACCGTGGAGGTCGAGGGGCCCGCGGTGGAGAAGTGGGCGGACCGGGTCGCCGAGGAGAACGGGTTCTCCGCGATCAGCCACACCGTGGAGATCTTCGGCACCTGCGCGGACTGCACGGCCGCCCGGTCCTGA
- a CDS encoding ArsR/SmtB family transcription factor, whose protein sequence is MTVGVRGGHVHSPAREAPRPAPARPPTATLEAAGELLRALAAPVRIAIVLQLRESDRCVHELVEALGVAQPLISQHLRVLKAAGVVHGERHGREVVYRLADEHLAHIVVDAVTHAEETTRGINEARTSRTEDL, encoded by the coding sequence GTGACGGTTGGGGTGAGGGGCGGGCACGTGCACTCCCCCGCTCGCGAAGCGCCGCGCCCGGCCCCGGCCCGCCCGCCGACGGCCACCCTGGAGGCCGCGGGCGAGCTGCTCCGCGCGCTGGCCGCGCCGGTCCGCATCGCGATCGTGCTCCAGCTGCGCGAGTCCGACCGCTGCGTGCACGAGCTGGTCGAGGCGCTGGGCGTGGCCCAGCCGCTCATCAGCCAGCACCTGCGCGTGCTCAAGGCCGCGGGCGTCGTGCACGGCGAGCGGCACGGGCGGGAGGTGGTCTACCGGCTGGCCGACGAGCACCTCGCGCACATCGTCGTCGACGCGGTGACGCACGCGGAGGAGACCACTCGTGGTATCAACGAGGCCCGTACGTCCCGGACGGAGGACCTGTGA
- a CDS encoding antibiotic biosynthesis monooxygenase family protein, with product MLLVCRFDVPEEAAEPFTARVAQALSLLTAQPGCLSADLARSMDEPDRYVLTARFESVVAYRRSLSPFPVREAVVPLLSEAIAEQSGTYEPLLTSGGGEVERRTSLVASDAFTVRLGEAAEPSSTPR from the coding sequence ATGCTGCTCGTGTGCAGGTTCGACGTCCCGGAAGAGGCCGCGGAGCCGTTCACCGCCAGGGTCGCGCAGGCCCTGTCCCTGCTCACCGCCCAGCCGGGCTGCCTGAGCGCCGACCTGGCCCGCTCGATGGACGAACCGGACCGCTACGTGCTGACGGCCCGCTTCGAGTCGGTCGTCGCCTACCGCCGCTCCCTGTCCCCGTTCCCGGTCCGCGAGGCGGTGGTCCCGCTGCTGTCCGAGGCGATCGCGGAGCAGTCCGGCACGTACGAGCCGCTGCTCACGTCAGGCGGCGGCGAGGTCGAGCGCCGGACCAGCCTGGTGGCGAGCGACGCGTTCACGGTGCGCCTCGGCGAGGCGGCGGAACCGAGCAGCACGCCCCGGTAG
- a CDS encoding glycine--tRNA ligase, producing MAVDRIETVVSLCKRRGFVYPCGEIYGGTRSAWDYGPLGVELKDNIKRQWWNFMVRGREDVVGLDSSVILPREVWTASGHVEAFVDPLVECNSCHKRFRQDTLSEEYAERTGKDVAEGDVSDVPCPNCGTRGQYTEPRMFNGLLKTHLGPVETEEGLHYLRPETAQGIFTNFLNVQTTSRRKPPFGIGQIGKSFRNEITPGNFIFRTREFEQMEMEFFVEPGTDEQWHQYWIDERTRWYTELGISADNLRHYEHPAEKLSHYAKRTVDIEYRFRFGGQEWGELEGIANRTDFDLTTHSNHSGVDLSYFDQATNSRYRPFVIEPAAGVGRPMMAFLLEAYTEDEAPNAKGGVDKRVVLRLDRRLAPVKAAVLPLSRNADLSPKAKDLAAALRKHWNVEFDDAGAIGRRYRRQDEIGTPFCVTVDFDTLTDHAVTVRERDTMSQERVSMDQIEGYLAARLIGA from the coding sequence GTGGCAGTCGATCGCATCGAGACCGTCGTCAGCCTCTGCAAGCGCCGTGGCTTCGTCTACCCGTGCGGGGAGATCTACGGCGGCACCCGGTCCGCGTGGGACTACGGGCCGCTCGGGGTCGAGCTCAAGGACAACATCAAGCGCCAGTGGTGGAACTTCATGGTGCGCGGGCGCGAGGACGTCGTCGGGCTGGACTCCTCCGTCATCCTGCCGCGCGAGGTGTGGACCGCCTCCGGGCACGTCGAGGCGTTCGTCGACCCGCTCGTCGAGTGCAACTCCTGCCACAAGCGGTTCCGGCAGGACACGCTGTCCGAGGAGTACGCCGAGCGCACCGGCAAGGACGTGGCCGAGGGCGACGTCTCCGACGTGCCGTGCCCCAACTGCGGCACCCGCGGCCAGTACACCGAGCCGCGCATGTTCAACGGCCTGCTCAAGACCCACCTCGGCCCGGTCGAGACCGAGGAGGGCCTGCACTACCTGCGGCCCGAGACCGCGCAGGGCATCTTCACGAACTTCCTGAACGTGCAGACCACCTCGCGCCGCAAGCCCCCGTTCGGCATCGGCCAGATCGGCAAGTCGTTCCGCAACGAGATCACGCCCGGCAACTTCATCTTCCGCACCCGCGAGTTCGAGCAGATGGAGATGGAGTTCTTCGTCGAGCCCGGCACCGACGAGCAGTGGCACCAGTACTGGATCGACGAGCGCACCCGCTGGTACACCGAACTCGGCATCTCGGCGGACAACCTGCGGCACTACGAGCACCCGGCGGAGAAGCTGTCGCACTACGCGAAGCGCACCGTCGACATCGAGTACCGCTTCCGCTTCGGCGGCCAGGAGTGGGGCGAGCTGGAGGGCATCGCCAACCGCACCGACTTCGACCTCACCACGCACTCCAACCACTCGGGCGTCGACCTGTCATACTTCGACCAGGCCACCAACTCCCGCTACCGCCCGTTCGTGATCGAGCCCGCGGCGGGCGTGGGCCGTCCGATGATGGCGTTCCTGCTGGAGGCCTACACCGAGGACGAGGCGCCCAACGCCAAGGGCGGCGTGGACAAGCGGGTCGTGCTGCGCCTGGACCGCAGGCTCGCGCCGGTGAAGGCGGCCGTGCTGCCGCTCTCGCGCAACGCCGACCTCTCGCCCAAGGCGAAGGACCTGGCCGCCGCGCTGCGCAAGCACTGGAACGTGGAGTTCGACGACGCGGGCGCGATCGGCCGCCGGTACCGCAGGCAGGACGAGATCGGCACGCCGTTCTGCGTCACGGTCGACTTCGACACCCTCACCGACCACGCGGTGACCGTGCGCGAGCGCGACACCATGTCGCAGGAGCGGGTGTCCATGGACCAGATCGAGGGCTACCTGGCGGCTCGGCTCATCGGGGCCTGA
- a CDS encoding carbonic anhydrase, whose translation MEFTSLVQHARTHADRRPVDAGRRLAQGQSPTVLFITCADSRIVPSAITGAEPGSLFELRTAGNVIPRFTPDSTCGELATIEFAVVQLAVSEIVVCGHSHCGAVRALHADDPLDHLPHLRRWLTEHLTPGERADDPALRAEGRRHVLTQLDALTRYPFVAERVATGAVRVHGWFYDIETGVVSTHEPQPTARTGSGGHHRPALEAAGFRPL comes from the coding sequence GTGGAATTCACCTCTCTCGTCCAGCACGCCAGGACGCACGCCGACCGCAGGCCGGTCGACGCCGGGCGCAGGCTGGCCCAGGGCCAATCACCGACCGTCCTGTTCATCACCTGCGCGGATTCCCGGATCGTCCCCTCGGCGATCACGGGGGCCGAACCCGGCAGCCTCTTCGAGCTGCGCACCGCGGGCAACGTGATCCCGCGCTTCACCCCGGACTCGACCTGCGGCGAGCTCGCCACCATCGAGTTCGCCGTCGTCCAGCTGGCCGTCTCGGAGATCGTCGTCTGCGGCCACTCGCACTGCGGCGCGGTGCGCGCGCTGCACGCCGACGACCCGCTCGACCACCTGCCGCACCTGCGCCGCTGGCTCACCGAGCACCTCACGCCCGGCGAGCGCGCCGACGACCCCGCCCTGCGCGCCGAGGGCCGCAGGCACGTGCTCACCCAGCTCGACGCGCTCACCCGCTACCCGTTCGTGGCCGAGCGGGTCGCCACCGGCGCGGTGCGCGTCCACGGCTGGTTCTACGACATCGAGACCGGCGTCGTGTCCACGCACGAGCCGCAGCCCACCGCGCGCACCGGGTCCGGGGGCCACCACCGCCCCGCGCTCGAAGCCGCGGGCTTCCGCCCCCTGTGA
- a CDS encoding SulP family inorganic anion transporter: MTEQLQQPVPRERGPGRRTRLGSTLVPDLGASLVVFLVALPLCVGVAVASGVPAELGIVTGVVGGLVVGLLPGSTMQVSGPAAGLTVLVADTVATHGAASLGLIVLGAGLLQVLLGALRLGRWFRAISPAVVQGMLAGIGLVLILGQLYPLVGRGAPGTTADKFLGLPALAPDLLGPAAALGALTVVVAVLWKRHAPERLAKVPGVLVAVVVASAAGAAFDVPRIRVGALADELTFVGEAPVTPALIGAVLTFALVASAESLFSAAAVDRMHDGPRTHYDRELVAQGVGNTLCGLVGALPMTAVIVRSAANVDAGARTKASRVLHGVWLLVFVALLPQTLAAIPLAVLAGLLVHAGWKLLALRGVLALARTDRAEAAVLVLTATLIVTTDLLTGTLVGLLAAVVKTAWDVSRLSVTVDGDRVEVRGNATFLRLPQLLDRLDAVPGDRRLRLDMAGVRHQDQACRQAVEQWAARRGDVELIGPGAG, from the coding sequence GTGACCGAACAGCTCCAGCAGCCCGTCCCCCGCGAGCGCGGGCCGGGCCGCAGGACCCGCCTCGGGTCCACCCTCGTCCCCGACCTCGGCGCCTCGCTCGTGGTCTTCCTGGTGGCGCTGCCGCTGTGCGTCGGCGTCGCGGTGGCGTCCGGCGTGCCCGCCGAGCTGGGCATCGTCACCGGCGTGGTCGGCGGCCTCGTCGTCGGCCTGCTGCCGGGCAGCACCATGCAGGTCAGCGGCCCGGCGGCGGGTCTGACCGTGCTGGTCGCCGACACCGTCGCCACCCACGGCGCGGCCTCCCTGGGCCTGATCGTGCTCGGCGCGGGCCTGCTCCAGGTGCTCCTCGGCGCGCTGCGCCTTGGCCGCTGGTTCCGGGCCATCTCGCCGGCCGTGGTGCAGGGGATGCTCGCCGGGATCGGCCTGGTGCTGATCCTCGGGCAGCTCTACCCGCTGGTGGGACGCGGCGCGCCCGGCACGACGGCCGACAAGTTCCTCGGCCTGCCCGCGCTGGCCCCCGACCTGCTGGGCCCGGCGGCGGCGCTCGGCGCGCTGACCGTCGTGGTGGCCGTGCTGTGGAAGCGGCACGCGCCCGAGCGGCTGGCGAAGGTGCCCGGCGTGCTGGTGGCCGTGGTGGTCGCCAGCGCGGCGGGGGCGGCGTTCGACGTGCCGCGCATCCGGGTGGGGGCGCTGGCGGACGAGCTCACGTTCGTCGGCGAGGCCCCGGTCACGCCCGCCCTGATCGGGGCGGTGCTGACCTTCGCGCTGGTGGCGTCGGCGGAGAGCCTGTTCAGCGCGGCGGCGGTGGACCGGATGCACGACGGCCCCCGCACCCACTACGACCGCGAGCTCGTCGCGCAGGGCGTCGGCAACACCCTGTGCGGGCTGGTCGGCGCGCTGCCGATGACGGCGGTGATCGTGCGCAGCGCGGCGAACGTCGACGCGGGCGCCCGCACCAAGGCGTCCAGGGTGCTGCACGGCGTGTGGCTGCTGGTGTTCGTGGCGCTGCTGCCGCAGACCCTGGCGGCCATCCCCCTCGCGGTGCTGGCGGGCCTGCTGGTGCACGCGGGCTGGAAGCTCCTCGCGCTGCGCGGGGTGCTGGCGCTGGCCAGGACCGACCGGGCCGAGGCGGCGGTGCTGGTGCTGACCGCGACCCTGATCGTCACCACCGACCTGCTGACCGGCACGCTCGTCGGCCTGCTGGCGGCCGTGGTCAAGACGGCGTGGGACGTGTCGCGGCTGAGCGTGACCGTGGACGGCGACCGCGTGGAGGTGCGCGGCAACGCGACGTTCCTGCGGCTGCCCCAGCTGCTGGACCGGCTGGACGCCGTGCCGGGCGACCGCAGGCTGCGGCTGGACATGGCGGGCGTGCGGCACCAGGACCAGGCGTGCCGCCAGGCCGTGGAGCAGTGGGCGGCGCGCAGGGGCGACGTGGAGCTGATCGGACCCGGCGCCGGCTGA
- a CDS encoding serpin family protein, which produces MRDRGHLTFALALHDALAPDRARPACWSPYSVAGALGLLAEAGRGPTRDEVLALLGPGGPELVRGTGVGAPAEFAVANTLWAADDLPLVEGFLRGLADWPGGAARSAPFAADPEGARALINADVAKTTRDLVPQLLRSGSVRADTVSVLVNALYLKTAWVTAFPERATADRPFHTPSGTRPVPTMRVTANARHAARAGWQAVALPAEGGVELVVLLPDGGLGALDGVPEVLDGLEHRRVDLSLPRARLEFSALLGGALRGLGVRSVFGSGADLTALSPDPRLVVGEVVHEAVLRVDEQGLEGAAATAVLVRAAAFRPAPEPLVVRVDRPHLLLVRHARTGAVFFLAQVVSP; this is translated from the coding sequence GTGCGCGACCGGGGGCACCTGACGTTCGCGCTGGCGCTGCACGACGCGCTGGCCCCGGACCGCGCCCGCCCGGCCTGCTGGTCGCCGTACTCGGTGGCCGGCGCGCTCGGGCTGCTGGCCGAGGCGGGGCGCGGGCCCACCCGCGACGAGGTGCTGGCGCTGCTCGGGCCCGGTGGCCCCGAGCTGGTGCGGGGGACCGGGGTGGGGGCGCCCGCCGAGTTCGCCGTGGCGAACACCCTGTGGGCCGCCGACGACCTGCCGCTGGTGGAGGGCTTCCTGCGCGGCCTGGCCGACTGGCCCGGTGGCGCCGCGCGCTCGGCCCCGTTCGCGGCGGACCCGGAGGGCGCCCGCGCGCTGATCAACGCGGACGTCGCGAAGACCACCCGCGATCTGGTCCCGCAGCTGCTCCGGTCGGGCTCGGTGCGGGCGGACACGGTGTCGGTGCTGGTCAACGCGCTGTACCTGAAGACCGCGTGGGTGACCGCGTTCCCGGAGCGCGCGACCGCCGACCGGCCGTTCCACACCCCCTCCGGGACCCGCCCGGTGCCGACGATGCGGGTCACCGCGAACGCCCGGCACGCCGCGCGCGCCGGGTGGCAGGCGGTCGCGCTGCCCGCCGAGGGCGGGGTGGAGCTGGTCGTGCTGCTGCCGGACGGCGGGCTGGGCGCGCTCGACGGCGTGCCCGAGGTGCTGGACGGGCTGGAGCACCGGCGGGTGGACCTGTCGCTGCCGAGGGCCCGGCTGGAGTTCTCCGCCCTGCTCGGCGGGGCGCTGCGCGGCCTGGGCGTGCGGTCGGTGTTCGGGTCGGGCGCGGACCTGACCGCGCTCAGCCCCGACCCCAGGCTGGTGGTCGGCGAGGTGGTGCACGAGGCGGTGCTGCGGGTGGACGAGCAGGGGCTGGAGGGCGCCGCGGCCACGGCGGTGCTGGTGCGGGCGGCGGCGTTCCGGCCCGCACCCGAGCCGCTGGTGGTGCGGGTGGACCGGCCGCACCTGCTGCTGGTGCGGCACGCCCGCACGGGAGCGGTGTTCTTCCTGGCCCAGGTGGTCTCGCCGTAG